The sequence below is a genomic window from Pseudomonas cremoricolorata.
TCGACAAAGGCACCGCCGCCGGCAAGACCGTCGGCACTTGCGAGGGTGGGACCAAGGAGATCGTCTACCGTCGTGACTGATCGGCAGCACGCCGGGACATGGCTGAGCGCCATGCCCCGGCGTGTGCTCAATCTGCCTGCAACGCCTCTGCCAGCAATTGGTAGGAGCGCAGGCGGTCGCTGTGTTCGTACAGATCGCAGGTGAAGATCAGTTCATCGGCGCCGGTCTGCTCCAGCAATACCTCCACCTTCGCTTTGACCTTCTGCGGGCTGCCGATCATCGCCAGGCCAAGGAAGCTGCTCACCGCTTCGCGCTCGTGGGGTAGCCACAGCCCGTCCATGCTCGCCACCGGCGGACGCTGCATCAGGCTCTGCCCGCGCATCAATGCCAGTATTCGTTGATACACCGAGGTGGCCAGGTATTCGGCCTGCTCGTCGGTATCGGCCACCACCATCGGCACGCCCAGCATCACATAAGGTTTGTCGAGCACCGTCGAGGGCTTGAAGTGATTGCGGTAGGTGCGAATCGCCTCGTGCAAGTAGCGCGGGGCGAAATGTGAGGCGAAGGCATAGGGCAGCCCGCGCATGCCGGCCAGTTGCGCGCTGTACAGGCTCGAACCGAGCAGCCACAACGGCACATCGGTGTCATGGCCGGGCACGGCGATCACCCGCTGGTCGTCGGTGCGCGGCCCGAGATAACGCGACAGTTCCTCGACATCTTCAGGGAAGTCGTCGGCACTGCCGGAGCGTTCGCGGCGCAGGGCGCGGGCGGTCATCTGGTCGGAGCCAGGCGCGCGACCAAGGCCCAGATCGATGCGGCCTGGATACAGACTCGCCAGGGTGCCGAATTGCTCGGCGATCACCAGCGGTGCGTGGTTGGGCAGCATCACCCCTCCCGAGCCGACGCGAATGCGCGAGGTGCCACCGGCGAGGTAGCCGATCAGCACCGCCGTGGCCGAACTGGCGATGCCGTCCATGTTGTGGTGCTCGGCCACCCAGAAACGCGTGTAGCCCAGCGCTTCGGCATGCCGTGCCAGGTCCAGCGAATTGTGCAGCGATTGCGCCGGGCCGGCGTCGGCACGCACCGGTACCAGGTCGAGCACCGAATAATTGAGGTCGGACAAAGCCGTCATTGGAGCCTCCGCAAGAAATGGTTGGCCTGAAGCCATACTGACTCTGTATGGGCACAATCGGTCGATTCAATGCCCGAGCGAGGATTGCGCTGAACTTGCAGCGCAAGGTTGTCCTCTGACCTTGAGGTACTTCACCCAATGTCCAGGAGGCATCATGAAAAAGACAGCATCGGCGATTTGGGAAGGCGGGATCAAAGACGGCAAAGGCCGCATCTCCACTGAAAGCGGCGCGCTCAAGCAAAATCCGTACGGCTTCAACACCCGTTTTGAGAATACCCCGGGCACCAACCCGGAAGAGCTCATCGGCGCTGCCCATGCCGGCTGCTTCTCGATGGCGTTGTCACTGATGCTTGGCGAGGCCAAGCTGGTGCCCGAGCGTATCGATACCACCGCTGAGGTCACCCTCGAGAAACAAGACGACGGCTTTGCCATCACCGCCATTCACCTGACCCTCAAGGCCAAGGTGCCAGGCGCCAGCGACGAGCAGTTCAAGGAGATCGCCAACAAGGCCAAAGCCGGTTGCCCGGTGTCGAAAGTGCTCAACGCCAATATCACCTTGGACGCCACCCTGGTGTCCTGAGCAGTGTCCTGAGTACGGCAACGGCAACGCTTTCCTGTACTCTGGCAGGCATCGGCAGGATGCCTGCCATTACTGGAGTCGTTTCATGATTCGTCTTGCCGTAGCAGTGCTGGCTTCACTGGTGGGCACCGTCGCCCTGGCCGCACCCAAGCCGTGTGAGGAGCTCAAGGCCGAGATCGAGGCCAATATCCAGGCCAAGGGCGTAGCGTCCTATACGCTCGAGA
It includes:
- a CDS encoding LLM class flavin-dependent oxidoreductase; amino-acid sequence: MTALSDLNYSVLDLVPVRADAGPAQSLHNSLDLARHAEALGYTRFWVAEHHNMDGIASSATAVLIGYLAGGTSRIRVGSGGVMLPNHAPLVIAEQFGTLASLYPGRIDLGLGRAPGSDQMTARALRRERSGSADDFPEDVEELSRYLGPRTDDQRVIAVPGHDTDVPLWLLGSSLYSAQLAGMRGLPYAFASHFAPRYLHEAIRTYRNHFKPSTVLDKPYVMLGVPMVVADTDEQAEYLATSVYQRILALMRGQSLMQRPPVASMDGLWLPHEREAVSSFLGLAMIGSPQKVKAKVEVLLEQTGADELIFTCDLYEHSDRLRSYQLLAEALQAD
- a CDS encoding OsmC family protein; translated protein: MKKTASAIWEGGIKDGKGRISTESGALKQNPYGFNTRFENTPGTNPEELIGAAHAGCFSMALSLMLGEAKLVPERIDTTAEVTLEKQDDGFAITAIHLTLKAKVPGASDEQFKEIANKAKAGCPVSKVLNANITLDATLVS
- a CDS encoding DUF1161 domain-containing protein, which translates into the protein MIRLAVAVLASLVGTVALAAPKPCEELKAEIEANIQAKGVASYTLEIVPNSEVSDPNMVVGSCENSTKKIIYQKNDD